From Crassaminicella indica, one genomic window encodes:
- a CDS encoding FeoA family protein → MEKLIPLSTLSVGTAGRVSDLITTGLSRRRMLDLGLVPGTVVSVIRKSPLGDPVAYNIRGAIIALRGEEASLILVKPI, encoded by the coding sequence ATGGAAAAGCTTATTCCACTTTCTACTCTTTCTGTAGGAACTGCTGGCCGCGTCTCAGATTTGATAACAACAGGCTTATCAAGAAGAAGAATGTTAGATTTGGGTCTTGTTCCCGGAACAGTTGTCAGTGTAATCAGAAAAAGTCCATTAGGAGATCCTGTTGCATATAACATAAGAGGTGCCATAATTGCTTTAAGAGGCGAAGAAGCATCTCTTATTTTAGTAAAGCCAATTTAA
- a CDS encoding FeoB small GTPase domain-containing protein, producing the protein MGLTCQSCGKALLKEKFNIRVGNNDRLVIALAGNPNVGKSTVFNALTGLKQHTGNWPGKTVSNTRGSYKYKNKKFVLVDLPGTYSLLANSVEEQVARDFICFGKPDATVVVTDATCLERNLNLVLQVMELTDHVILCVNLMDEAKRKGIFIDTKALAKALGIPVVGTSARSGEGLIELMDKIHNISIGLEKSSPKRIVYPKEIEEEIKKLIPHIKGLLGDQLNPRWVALKILEGDKTLLDSIQQFLYTENCFKHQSEVACVYE; encoded by the coding sequence ATGGGACTTACCTGTCAATCATGTGGTAAAGCTCTATTAAAAGAAAAATTCAATATACGAGTAGGGAATAATGATAGATTAGTAATTGCTTTAGCGGGTAACCCAAATGTAGGAAAAAGTACTGTATTTAATGCTTTGACAGGACTTAAACAGCATACAGGGAATTGGCCCGGAAAAACTGTTTCAAACACTCGAGGTAGTTATAAATACAAAAACAAAAAATTCGTACTTGTAGATTTGCCTGGAACATACTCCCTTTTAGCTAATTCAGTTGAAGAACAAGTAGCAAGAGATTTCATTTGCTTTGGAAAACCGGATGCTACTGTTGTAGTTACAGATGCAACCTGTCTTGAAAGAAACCTAAACTTAGTTCTACAGGTTATGGAGCTTACTGATCATGTTATCCTTTGCGTCAATTTAATGGATGAAGCTAAAAGAAAAGGAATATTTATAGATACAAAAGCTTTAGCAAAAGCTCTAGGTATTCCTGTAGTAGGTACCTCTGCTAGAAGTGGTGAAGGATTAATTGAACTTATGGATAAAATTCATAATATTAGCATAGGACTTGAAAAAAGCTCTCCTAAAAGAATTGTATATCCTAAAGAAATTGAGGAAGAAATAAAAAAACTCATCCCTCATATAAAAGGATTATTAGGAGATCAATTAAATCCTAGATGGGTAGCTTTAAAAATATTAGAAGGGGATAAAACCCTATTAGATTCCATACAGCAATTTTTATATACCGAAAACTGTTTCAAGCACCAAAGTGAGGTGGCATGTGTCTATGAATAG
- a CDS encoding nucleoside recognition domain-containing protein has protein sequence MNSKTQPYDVLVSMQNKITKEKHNHFRDMMVSSIYSQAEEIANNVVTKSNKKKIDWDKKLDDILTSRITGYPIMFLLLGLVFFITITGANVPSALLADFLFGIEAQLTTFFIKANAPAWLHGILILGMYRTLAWVISVMLPPMAIFFPCFTLLEDLGYLPRIAFNLDRLFKKAGAHGKQSLTMSMGFGCNAAGIIACRIIDSPRERLIAMLTNNFVPCNGRFPTLIAISSIFIGSAVASKYRSIAATFFVCILVLFGISITLLVSWGLSKTILKGVPSSFTLELPPYRRPQFGKIIYRSIIDRTIFVLGRAALVAAPAGLITWILANVFIGNQSILAHLAAILQPFGRLIGMDGFILIAFILGLPANEIVLPILIMSYMAKGSILELDSLNAMGNLFIENGWNWLTALNVMIFSLLHFPCATTLWTIKKECNSLKWTLFAAIMPTIIAIITCFIITQGARIIGLI, from the coding sequence ATGAATAGTAAAACTCAACCATACGATGTGTTAGTTTCTATGCAAAATAAAATTACTAAAGAAAAACATAATCATTTTAGGGATATGATGGTAAGCAGTATTTATTCCCAAGCAGAAGAAATTGCAAATAATGTTGTTACCAAAAGCAATAAGAAAAAAATTGATTGGGATAAAAAATTAGATGACATCCTTACCTCTAGAATAACAGGATATCCTATTATGTTTTTATTATTAGGCTTAGTTTTTTTCATTACCATAACAGGTGCTAATGTACCATCAGCACTTTTAGCAGATTTCTTATTTGGCATAGAAGCACAGCTTACAACTTTTTTCATAAAAGCAAATGCTCCAGCTTGGCTTCACGGTATTCTTATATTAGGTATGTATCGAACATTAGCGTGGGTTATTTCCGTTATGCTTCCGCCTATGGCTATATTCTTCCCATGTTTTACACTACTAGAAGATTTAGGTTATCTTCCTCGTATAGCCTTTAATCTTGATCGCTTGTTTAAAAAAGCAGGTGCTCATGGAAAACAGTCCCTTACAATGAGCATGGGATTTGGATGCAACGCTGCAGGAATTATTGCTTGTAGGATTATTGATTCTCCAAGAGAAAGACTCATTGCAATGCTTACAAATAATTTTGTTCCTTGCAACGGTCGTTTTCCTACACTTATTGCCATATCTTCTATTTTTATAGGCAGCGCTGTAGCAAGCAAATATCGTAGTATTGCAGCAACCTTCTTTGTTTGTATACTTGTATTGTTTGGAATTTCTATAACATTATTGGTTTCATGGGGACTTTCAAAAACTATATTAAAAGGAGTACCATCTTCATTTACACTGGAACTTCCCCCTTATAGACGCCCTCAATTTGGAAAAATTATCTATCGATCCATAATCGACCGAACCATATTTGTATTAGGTCGTGCTGCTTTAGTAGCTGCTCCTGCCGGTCTTATTACATGGATTTTAGCCAATGTATTTATAGGAAATCAAAGTATATTAGCACATTTAGCAGCCATTTTACAGCCCTTTGGTCGTCTTATTGGTATGGATGGCTTTATATTAATAGCTTTTATTCTTGGTTTACCAGCAAATGAAATCGTTCTACCTATTTTGATTATGAGTTATATGGCAAAGGGAAGTATACTTGAATTAGACAGTCTAAATGCAATGGGAAATTTATTTATTGAAAATGGTTGGAATTGGTTGACTGCTTTAAATGTTATGATCTTTTCACTCCTGCATTTCCCTTGTGCCACTACACTTTGGACTATCAAAAAAGAATGTAACAGCTTAAAATGGACACTTTTTGCAGCCATTATGCCTACAATTATTGCAATAATTACATGTTTTATTATAACACAAGGAGCTAGAATTATAGGATTGATATAG
- a CDS encoding ABC transporter ATP-binding protein, with protein sequence MLSDIKKLLGEDSKKLRKPIILLTIDTIFHMFFYAMLYFVLLDLINDTLSFSKIKIYSSIMIAAFIARALVNAKGYTEIQARGARAIEKMRISLGDHIRNINLGFFNKNSIGSLSNIMTNDLQDFEKIITHNTSDLIKTVFLSIYLLALTFVIDIQLGMIQLVFVLIAIPIIYMGGERVSAIGKYKKHVMNQVISRMVEYLNGIQEFRAHNLTGEKFERLENSFRDLRRESIRTEVAIVPFVLIFQIIVDISFPVLLLIAITKFGVGSIGKKELLTFIIINIALTNVLRAFGAQYGIFRYLKLASQKLIQTYNTPEMSYKYEEVDFDNYSIEFKNVSFEYEKGENIINNLSFEAKEGTMTALIGPSGSGKTTIMSLIARFWDINNGTIKIGGKDIRDIHPDALLKHISMVFQDVYLLNDTIYNNIKLGNLKATEEEVIRAAKLANCDEFIEKLENKYETIVGEGGSTLSGGEKQRISIARAILKDAPIILLDEATASLDADNELEIRKSIKKLTANKTVIVIAHRLNTIKDADQIIVLNEGRIEERGKHNQLIKNRKRYYNMYNEMEKAKQWEI encoded by the coding sequence ATGCTTTCTGATATAAAAAAATTATTGGGGGAAGACAGTAAAAAACTTAGAAAGCCTATTATTTTATTAACAATAGATACTATATTTCACATGTTTTTTTATGCAATGTTGTATTTTGTATTGTTAGATTTAATTAATGATACATTAAGTTTTTCGAAAATAAAAATATATTCAAGCATTATGATTGCTGCTTTTATTGCTAGAGCGTTAGTGAATGCAAAAGGATATACAGAAATACAAGCTAGAGGGGCTAGAGCTATTGAAAAAATGCGTATTTCACTAGGAGATCATATTAGAAATATAAATTTAGGATTTTTCAACAAAAATAGCATAGGAAGTCTATCTAATATTATGACGAATGATTTACAGGACTTTGAAAAAATAATCACGCATAATACTAGTGATTTAATAAAAACAGTTTTTCTTAGTATTTATCTTCTTGCATTAACCTTTGTCATTGATATACAGCTAGGAATGATTCAACTAGTATTTGTACTAATTGCAATTCCTATCATATATATGGGAGGTGAGAGGGTTAGTGCTATAGGAAAGTATAAAAAACATGTAATGAATCAAGTGATTTCAAGAATGGTTGAGTATCTAAATGGTATACAGGAATTTAGAGCACATAATTTAACAGGAGAAAAATTTGAAAGATTAGAAAATTCCTTTAGAGATTTAAGAAGAGAAAGCATAAGAACAGAAGTGGCTATTGTACCTTTTGTGCTTATATTTCAAATAATAGTCGATATAAGCTTTCCAGTATTACTCTTAATCGCTATAACAAAATTTGGAGTAGGAAGTATAGGGAAAAAAGAATTATTAACTTTTATTATCATAAATATAGCACTTACAAATGTATTAAGAGCATTTGGTGCTCAATATGGAATATTTAGATATCTAAAATTGGCATCACAAAAGTTAATACAAACATATAATACTCCAGAAATGAGCTATAAATATGAAGAAGTAGATTTTGATAATTATAGTATTGAGTTTAAAAATGTAAGCTTTGAATATGAAAAAGGAGAAAATATTATTAATAATTTAAGCTTTGAAGCTAAGGAAGGAACTATGACAGCACTTATAGGGCCTTCTGGTTCAGGAAAAACTACTATTATGAGTTTAATTGCTAGATTTTGGGATATAAACAATGGAACTATCAAAATAGGTGGAAAAGATATAAGAGATATTCATCCTGATGCACTATTAAAGCATATTAGTATGGTATTTCAAGATGTATACCTTTTAAATGATACAATATATAACAATATAAAATTGGGAAATTTAAAGGCAACTGAGGAAGAAGTTATAAGAGCAGCAAAGCTTGCTAATTGCGATGAGTTTATAGAAAAGCTAGAAAATAAATATGAAACAATAGTTGGCGAAGGAGGATCTACTTTATCTGGAGGAGAAAAGCAAAGAATATCTATAGCAAGAGCAATACTTAAAGATGCTCCTATCATATTATTAGATGAAGCTACTGCATCTTTAGATGCAGATAATGAGCTAGAAATTAGAAAATCTATTAAAAAACTTACAGCTAATAAAACGGTAATCGTTATAGCCCATAGATTAAATACAATAAAAGATGCAGATCAAATTATTGTTTTAAACGAAGGAAGGATAGAAGAACGAGGAAAACACAACCAGTTAATTAAGAATAGGAAAAGATATTACAATATGTATAATGAAATGGAAAAAGCTAAACAATGGGAAATATAG